Genomic segment of Syngnathus acus chromosome 10, fSynAcu1.2, whole genome shotgun sequence:
TTTCTTGTTGCTGGGTGACCTGCGCTCAACAAGTGCTGGGAACGCGGCGTCTGGACCGACTTTTGTCCATTCTTTGATCGTTTCCTCCACAGGAAGCCAACGTCTTGGCTTTTACGGGCAACATCCTGAGATAGGAGAACGCCTTTTGGGCTTGGGCAAAAACATACAGAAGCTACAGGTCACGCTACAAGCTGGAAAATCTGCCGTTAAACGtgtgaatgtatgtatgtacgttaGGATTTCGGGAGTTTGCAATATTCGGAGGGTTCAGACAATTGATATCAATGTGAGAATTGTTTCCTGACACATCAACAACTCacagttttgagtttttttattgtctgtaaaaaaaatgtctgtaatttggaaaaaattaTCAAAGGCATGACCTCGATATGGACAAGGTTATGGGATTTCATATTCGAAATGTTATGTACTTTGCTGGGAGGGAAAACACAATTGCAATTGTCCTGGGGAAGAATGGCTGTGTGGAGACAATTGGTTTCAGgaagtattttttaaaaaggaaagCTTGTTCATGTCCAATCGCTCATTTTGCTCCCTTGAAAATGCCACCAGACTGatttattgattaaaaaaaaaaaaatccaacataaTGACGAACAACAAACCGACACCCCTGTCCCAGCATATAGAGACGAACTTGACCTGGTCACCTTTTCTACGCTAACGTTGCTCTGCATTTTGATTCCCAGGCAGCAGCAATGTCGGGTTCAGTGGTCAAAATGAAACGAGTGCATACTGACAACCAATATCAACAATCAGAATGTTTCATTCGCGTTTCATCTTTCTACCGAACCGCCGACAGCAGACGGTCTTACACGTGAACATGGAAATCCACGCAAAAGTCGCGACGACAGCGGTGATGAACAGAACCACGTCCAGGCAGAAGTAGGAGTACCAAGGCAGGCTGTACCCGACTGGCCGCAGATGCGACGCTCCTCCGTGCCTGGTGACGTACTCGATCCAAAAGATGGCGGTCTCCAACGGAGGCATCGGGCGATCGTGATGGAGACGAGAGAGTCGGCGCATGTTATCGCGGTAGGTCGGATTCTCCAGGATGTCCCTGAGAGCTTCCAGGAAGCCTTCCACGGTGAGCGATTTGGCCTCCACCACTCGGGCTGCCCCACGCACCTTCAGTCGCAATAGGTTGTCAAACTGGTCAAAGAGCAGCGGCAGACCCAGAACCGGAACCCCGTGGTAGATGGCCTCGTACATGCCGTTGGTACCTCCGTGAGCGACAAAGGCGCGGGTTTTGGGGTGTCCCAAGAGGTCATTCTGAGGCAACCAGTCCACCAACAAGGTGTTGTCGCCCAACAATGAAGGCTTCTCCCCCTTGATCCTCCAGACCACCTTCTGGGGGAGCTGAGCGAACGCAGCGGCGATGGCTTCGGTGACATCACGGGGCAGGGCCGACACCAGCGTTCCCAAAGACATCACCACCACCCCGTGCTCCCCCGAGCTCTGCACGAAGGCTTCCAGATCCGCAGGCAAGGGTTTGGCCTTCTCACACTGGAAACCCCCCACGTAGAACACATTTGGCATGGTCGGCCGCGGGAGCTCAAAGATAAAATCTGACCTCACCAGCCAGATGTCCGCCGCATGCTCCAGGGTGAACAAGTCCGTTTTGGGTGGAAAGTGGCGCCGGAACAAATCCGCATAAACCGGGTTTATGTAAAAGTGGAGTTCAATGAGACTGTAAACGTAATGTAGCATGTTCTTAAGCCTTCCCGGGAAATCCATCTGATCATCCAGCTCACTTCCGGGCACGGGGACGTAGGAGAGCGGGGACGGGGCCATGGCAAAGTGGCTCTCGCCATTATTCATCCAACGCACGTTGAAAACCATCGGCAACTTGAGGTAATTCCCCAGAAGCACCCCCACCGTCAGGCCGGGATCCGTTAGCATCAGATCAAACTTGGCCTCTCGTAGCTTTGCAACGAAAGCAGGGTTGTCCAACATCTCGCCGGCTGCATCGGCCAGAGTTTTATGTCCGGTCGCCAACAGGTTTGTGATCAAGCGCTGCTGGTAGAAGGTCGTCAAGAAGCCGGCGGACCGGCGGACCTCGAGAACATTCAAGAGCAATTTATTGTAGTAGTCCTTCTTGTTGCCGTCCTCCAACATGCGGGCGGTGATAGAAGTGTAGAAGGAAGCGTTGGTCGGGATGTACCAGCTGTTGGGGGAGTGCAGCACCGTGAGTTGGTGTCCTCTGGAGTGCAGCACTTTCAGGATCACCTCCATGTTGATCCAATGGCTGCCGTCCACCGGCACCACCAGGATCCTGCTGCTGTCCGTTCCAGCCGGCCATAGCGACAGGAAGCCCAACGCTGCGAGGAGCGCTGCCATAGTCTTGGGAAATTCCCGGGAGAGACGATCTAACTGCACGGGGAAAGAGATTAAATTAGTAAACCGGGTTGCAACTTGAATGGAAATGCGCAAAACCCGACAGGTATGTCTTTTTAGCCACACAAAATGTTAAGCAGCCTATATTATCTGTATTTTtctccattgtttttttatggaggTACAAATTTGAGTGGAAACTATTTGCCGACCACTGGCAAGATCGGaagtacactaccgttcaaaagtttggggtcacaaaattgtttgggtgaccccaaacttttgaacggtagtgtatatatttatttagataattatttatagattatgtatataatcttctgtgtaaaaaatcttataatatatatgtatacttatattcatagattatatataatcttatacaaatataagatataatttataatatttaatccataatattttattataataatatttacactaccgttcaaaagtttggggtcacccaaacaattttgtgaccccaaacctttgaacggtagtgtacgtATATCACAAATCGCATGTAGTCCATGTCCTAATAAGCTAGCAGAGCTAGCTGAGCAGAGCagtcacacattttttttcaacttcatACACAAAATGAGTCAGAGTGTCTACAACTTCCATGAGGCACATGGAACTTTGTCTCTGCACGCCCCGTCCCgttattattttccaaaagaCTGAATGATCGAACCCACAATAGTATCAAGCGGATAAATTGTGCAAAATGCTCAGGTAGCTcacctttgttgttttaaaaaacacacttttacTTCCCGACTCTGTGATTCCCTGCAACACCAAATACACAACCTGCCAGGTCAGAGTCCAAGGTTGAGAAAGCAATCACTCATGTGACATGTGACGAAATTCGAAAAGTGAACGCGAGAAGTCCGACTCGTTTCTGTATCGTTCATCCTGGCAATGATCtgacaacaaaacagaatGAAACCATTTTTGTCACACTTTTATGTATGGCATTAAAATGTGTCCTTCTTCCAAGATATCTTTGTGGGCTATAACGTTTGTGCTCAGACATCCATGACTTAATGTTTAACAGCACCTCCACATAGATGCTAATTACTAGCCCGCAAGCCTACGGTGTTTCTCATTATTTGTTAGCATTTAGTTAGCAGAAGCTACACTGAGTGCTTGCTTTGAATAAACGAGTAATGATCTTTGTTTAATGGTTTGACGGGAAGGTAAGCTTCAGCTGAGAGTTGCAGGAAAAGCCTACAAGAACATCCGAATTTTCCTTAGGGTTAATCAGAGGCATTTGAACTGCTATAACACCCATttaatataccgtaattttcggactataagtcgcggtgttttttcatagtttgggtgggggggcgacttatactcaggagcgatttatatacatatatatgtttttttttcacttttttgggcattttatggctggtgcgacttatactccggtgcgacttatagtccgaaaattacggtagtcaaATTTGGAGCAATATATTGACTTGATGGACTGAGTTGCATGGAAAATTCCAAGCAGTTTCTTGAGGCCTTAATGAGACCAGGAGAAAGTACGACGGGAACGGCAGTAACGCAGGAAATGGCAAAGTCACACGCGAAACAAGGAAAATAACGTGAGCAAGAAAAAGTATGCTCCAGTGATGTTCTCAAGGTCCATCTGCAAGCCAAACTCTCAGGACACTCGCCAGTCCACCAAGGCTTCCTTCCTGCAATTGTCCCACGCCTCACGACGGTGACACATTTGATTCCCCGGGTGCTCCTCCGACAGacgcttttgtttgttttctctgtgGCCAGTCATTTTGCAGCCATTTCAC
This window contains:
- the ugt5g1 gene encoding UDP glucuronosyltransferase 5 family, polypeptide G1, producing MAALLAALGFLSLWPAGTDSSRILVVPVDGSHWINMEVILKVLHSRGHQLTVLHSPNSWYIPTNASFYTSITARMLEDGNKKDYYNKLLLNVLEVRRSAGFLTTFYQQRLITNLLATGHKTLADAAGEMLDNPAFVAKLREAKFDLMLTDPGLTVGVLLGNYLKLPMVFNVRWMNNGESHFAMAPSPLSYVPVPGSELDDQMDFPGRLKNMLHYVYSLIELHFYINPVYADLFRRHFPPKTDLFTLEHAADIWLVRSDFIFELPRPTMPNVFYVGGFQCEKAKPLPADLEAFVQSSGEHGVVVMSLGTLVSALPRDVTEAIAAAFAQLPQKVVWRIKGEKPSLLGDNTLLVDWLPQNDLLGHPKTRAFVAHGGTNGMYEAIYHGVPVLGLPLLFDQFDNLLRLKVRGAARVVEAKSLTVEGFLEALRDILENPTYRDNMRRLSRLHHDRPMPPLETAIFWIEYVTRHGGASHLRPVGYSLPWYSYFCLDVVLFITAVVATFAWISMFTCKTVCCRRFGRKMKRE